The genomic segment ATAAAATCTTTCAAATGATCCCGCTCGTTTTTAATTACTTCAAACAATTTCTGTAAATGTTCAGCCATCCGATTAAATTGATCAGCCAATTGGCCCAATTCATCTTTCCTTTTATTAGAAAGCCGAAAATTCAAATCCCCTTCTGCTATCTTTCTGGCTCCCACAACCATTTCACTAATCGAAGCCGTCAGGTATTTGCTTATATAAAGGCCCAGTAATATCCCCAGAAAGATAATGGGTACTGAAATTTTAACCAGCATTATAAAAATTTCCTTTCGGGCTTTAGCAAACAAATAATCAGCTCCAATTAAAATAGTACTTAGAGAATCTGGTTGAACATTTTTCAAAAGTTCTTTGGGAGCTATATTTTCAGTGGAATAGTTTTGCTCAAAATTTTGCAATTGTTGATATTCGGGATTAATGTTTTTACCCTTTTGAATATTGTCGATTTTTTCTATTTGAAACTGAATAATATCCAATTCATTGGCAATCTCCAGAATTTTCTCCGGCGGAATCTCAGGATGATTTTTAATTGTCCTATTAATTCGGGCAATTTTACCGTTAATAGAATCACTTTCATAAATTACATTAACAAAAATATTATAAAGATAATTAGTCATAGGCAAGTAAATTGAAATACCTAAAACAACAAAAATCACTACTATTAAAATAATATAACTTAAACTCAATTTTGTTCGCAACTCCAAATAACTCTTTTTCACCCCTTTAGAATCTCCTTTATTTTATTTCATCATTGAACTTATAACCAACACCTCTAACAGTAATGATATACTGAGGATTGGAAGGATCCAACTCTATTTTTTCTCTTAAGCGGTAAATACTCACATTAAGAACTCTGTCATCTTCATAATTATTAAACCCCCAAACCCGATCAAGGAGCATTTCCCGTGTAAACACCCTCCCCGGCAATTTAGCCATAGTGACTAAAAGTTCAAATTCTTTGCCCGTCAATTTGATAGTCTGGTTCTTTCGTTTCACCGTTCGCTTTAACAAATCAATCTCTAAACCATTAAATTTCAATTTGTTGGATTTATCGGAAAAACCTATAAAATCACCATAAACCCTTCGTAATACTGCTTTCACTCTGGAACAAAGCTGTCTAATACTTACAGGTTTAGTTACATAATCATCAGCTCCTAACTCTAAACCTAATATTGTATCAATTTCTTCATCTCTGGCTGTTAAAAAAATTATGGGAACATTTGATTCCATACAAATCTTACCACAAACCTCAAAACCTGATATATCAGGCAGCCCAATATCAAGAATAATTAAATCCGGCTCCACTTTTTTAAACTTTTCTAACCCTTCTTTGCCAGTATAAGCACAGGTTACTTGCCAGTTTTCACGCTCAAAACCTATTTTCAAACCAAGAGCCACCCCATGATCATCTTCAATTATTAAAATATGATACAATTTTATCACCTACTTAATTGGTGTTTTAAAGAAAAATCTTAAATTCATATTTCGCTAATAAATTTTGTTATCCTTCCTGAACATCTTAAGTTATCAGCCT from the Anoxybacter fermentans genome contains:
- a CDS encoding sensor histidine kinase, which translates into the protein MKKSYLELRTKLSLSYIILIVVIFVVLGISIYLPMTNYLYNIFVNVIYESDSINGKIARINRTIKNHPEIPPEKILEIANELDIIQFQIEKIDNIQKGKNINPEYQQLQNFEQNYSTENIAPKELLKNVQPDSLSTILIGADYLFAKARKEIFIMLVKISVPIIFLGILLGLYISKYLTASISEMVVGARKIAEGDLNFRLSNKRKDELGQLADQFNRMAEHLQKLFEVIKNERDHLKDFIANISHELKNPLTALMSFNELLLMDSEKLAEEHRELLMESQFQIERMKWLIQNLLNLSKLDAGFIQMNFKRANIVETVQKGINALKVEQFKKDVGLELEVEFEELLVWHDVEWMIQVITNLIHNSFKFTPTGGLIKVKIFKDGEQVVIEVADNGCGMTEEELQHVFDRFYCSDHKFDSTSGSGLGLAIVKSIINLHDGEIDIQSCQGRGTVVQIKLNCKN
- a CDS encoding response regulator transcription factor, which translates into the protein MYHILIIEDDHGVALGLKIGFERENWQVTCAYTGKEGLEKFKKVEPDLIILDIGLPDISGFEVCGKICMESNVPIIFLTARDEEIDTILGLELGADDYVTKPVSIRQLCSRVKAVLRRVYGDFIGFSDKSNKLKFNGLEIDLLKRTVKRKNQTIKLTGKEFELLVTMAKLPGRVFTREMLLDRVWGFNNYEDDRVLNVSIYRLREKIELDPSNPQYIITVRGVGYKFNDEIK